The Planctomicrobium piriforme genome includes a window with the following:
- a CDS encoding nitrite reductase large subunit, with product MYASAPLCEHFHFSRTEMFALIRAKGLLNLTGIFARYGRGAGCEQCRSVLSGMLEEQRRQTMAGIFSARGTLGRGPRGRVVGRSQAIRLSPAGHVSGEDFENNRFDIASEAEVTLSRIFETRYEAIRREFPLTFIVTDDAGSESPAQFADVGVVINTLSAEPTFEIYVCGQPGNTARPGQLLLAEVSNLNTAVQMVDRFLAYYVMTADPYTRTAPWCDMLEGGSEHLRDMLVTDKLSICPELEEMLQHLCGFDRREQREAGMARTAWNPESESDLQKSRSVLTQGGAENGLTRSLVSCPPHKDVFLPEEVNQTAGKTSQTQTFTMKVEGADVQPDLSAPQDLTEGSSAALSSSLAAAH from the coding sequence ATGTACGCGTCCGCCCCGTTGTGTGAACACTTTCACTTCTCTCGCACAGAGATGTTCGCCCTCATTCGGGCGAAGGGGCTGCTGAATCTGACCGGGATCTTTGCTCGTTATGGCCGCGGGGCTGGCTGCGAACAGTGCCGCTCGGTGTTGTCTGGCATGCTGGAAGAACAGCGTCGTCAGACGATGGCCGGAATCTTCTCCGCCCGCGGCACCCTGGGCCGCGGTCCGCGTGGTCGCGTGGTGGGACGCTCGCAGGCGATTCGACTTTCTCCGGCCGGACACGTTTCTGGCGAAGACTTCGAAAACAATCGTTTCGACATCGCCTCTGAGGCCGAAGTCACTCTCTCGCGAATCTTTGAAACACGGTACGAAGCGATTCGCCGTGAGTTCCCCCTCACATTCATCGTGACCGACGATGCCGGCAGCGAGTCTCCTGCACAGTTCGCCGATGTCGGCGTGGTCATCAACACGCTGTCGGCCGAGCCGACATTTGAAATCTACGTCTGCGGGCAGCCCGGCAACACTGCCCGCCCCGGCCAGCTTCTTCTGGCCGAAGTGAGCAATCTGAACACAGCAGTGCAAATGGTCGACCGGTTTCTGGCGTATTACGTCATGACGGCCGACCCGTACACGCGAACCGCTCCCTGGTGCGACATGCTGGAAGGGGGCAGCGAACACCTGCGGGACATGCTGGTGACTGACAAGCTCAGCATCTGTCCCGAGCTGGAAGAAATGCTGCAGCACCTGTGCGGATTCGATCGTCGCGAACAGCGCGAAGCGGGCATGGCTCGAACAGCGTGGAATCCCGAATCAGAGAGCGATCTGCAGAAGTCACGTTCCGTTCTCACTCAGGGCGGTGCGGAGAACGGTTTGACACGGTCACTCGTGTCCTGTCCGCCACACAAGGATGTGTTCTTGCCGGAAGAGGTCAACCAGACGGCCGGCAAGACGTCTCAAACGCAGACCTTCACTATGAAAGTCGAGGGCGCCGATGTGCAACCTGATTTATCAGCACCGCAAGATCTCACTGAAGGAAGTTCCGCAGCGCTCAGC